The region TGGCCCCTACCCCAGCCTCCTAAACAGGCTGGTTTAGGCAGTATAATACCACAACTGATCATTTTTGGCAATGCCAAAAAAGTCGGGGCTCACTTATTGGCTACTTCCCTTAAGTTTAATATAGTCACCGCGGAAATACGTAATCCCAAGGCCCATGGATTTGTTTTCTTTGTTGAACAGTCTTTGTTCCACCACCAGTAGCGGTAGGCCATTATATATATTAAGATATTGTATTAAATCCTCATCGGGAACTTGCGCATAGATTAAAATTTCTTTTTTCAGGGCAAAAAGAGGGGTGCCTTTAGAAAACATTTCCGGAAAGGTGGCATGTTGAATTTCTTTTTCAACTATCGGCATCCCCCTGTGATACAGGAGATATTTCACGTCATAAGCGACCGGCACCCCGTCTGTATAAAACAGACGGCGAATCAATACCACATTTTTATTCTTTGAAATCTGCAAACTGTCCGCCAGTTTTTCATCCGGCTTGATGATGTTAACTCCCAAAAGCTTCGCTCGATCTACACTGTTGATTAAATTGCTCTTTTCATCGTAATAAACGGTATACTTGGTAAAATCCGGGTTTTCAACAAAGTTGCCTTTGCCCGGGATAGAGTAGATATACCCTTCATTGGCTAAAATGGCAAGTCCTTTTCTTACCGTCATCCGGCTGGCGCAAAATTCCTTGCACAATGCGTTCTCTGAATCGATGGCGTCACCGGGTTTAAGTTCACCGCCGTTTATTTTATTTTTTATCCGCTCTGCAATTTGCGTATATACCGGAAGCACCATCTGACTTCTCCCCTAATCTTCCTGATTACTGATCCAAGACGCGCAGATCTTGGCGCCAAATGTGGCATCATTGGCATAGGCATCCGCCCCGACATACCGGCAGGATTCTGCTGTCAGGTGGCTGCCGCCGATAATTATCTTTACTTTATCCCGCAAACCCGCCGCTGTTAACGCGTCCACCACGTCTTTCATGGCGTCAGTCGTATATGTCAAAACGCCTCCCAGCCCCAGGATGTCAGGCTCATTTTCCACAACTTTTCTTACAAAAGCCTCCGGCGGCACATCTACCCCCAGGTCGATCACTTCGAAACTGTTTGTTTCCATCATGCCGCGAAAAATATCTTTGCCAATGTCATGCAGGTCTCCTTTGACCGTGCCGACAACAACACAGCCGATTTTCCTGTTGGCATGGCTGCGGAAATACCGGGTCATGTGTTTTAGTTCCAATACTTCTTTAAATATAATCCCGGCCATGATCAGGTCGGCGATAAAATATGTCTTGTCTTCATATAGTTTGCCAACCCTGCGCATCCCTTCATTTACCGCTTCCAACAAGGAAAGCAAATCCATTCCGGCGTGCAAGGCCTGTTCGGCCAGTGTAAGCGCGGCTTCTTCATGCAGCTGCTCTACCGCCTCAATAATCTGTTCTCGCAACGCTTTTGGTTCTTCCATGCAATCCCTGCTTTCATGTACTTGTTGGACTATTTAGCCTATTTAGAAGAAAAACTTATTTCCGTCAACCATTTTATCACAGATGCCTGGCTGCTCCAAGGCCCTTGATTCTTTGCAGCGGCAGGATCTGTTTGACTGCGCCACGCTAAACAACTTTTTCAAAGTTTAAGCGGGGGCATTAATCCACCGCCCCCGCAAAAAGCCAGAACCCAATCCAGCAAGAGGTTCAATCCGGCTGCTACTTAATCAGCCCGACCATCTGCCAGTATGGGATGGATATCATTACTGCCAGGACGGAAATGGCAAGGAAGATATAGCACAGTTTTCTTCCTTCGGCATGGGTATAGTACTTGCCTTCCAGGAGTGTGTATTGCACCAGATACCCGGTCGCATTCAGGTGAGGCATGATCCAGTGGTTGCCAACCGTAGCATAGGCCAAAAGCAGCAGGAACGGGTTAATCCCGATTTTAACGGCGACAGGGCTGATAGCAACTAAAAGGATAATCCCGGCGGCACTGATCGATGGACTGAGCATTCTGAGCAACAAAGCCACCACCATGAACGCTAAAAAGAACAGATAGAGATTTCCGGCCAAAGGCTGAAAAACTGGCGTCAGGGCAGTGCCCAGCCACTTGTCAATGTTCACTCGCGCCATCACCGGGCCAATCTGGATTACAAAGGCAACGAAAATCCAGATCGGCCAGTTAACCGCCGCTACCAGGTCCTTGGAGGACATCACTCCAAGAATAAGCATCGCCAGCATAATCGCAACCGCACTGTGGGCAACGTCAATTTTAGTCAGCGGACTGGTAATAAAAAGGATAAACAACAAGATCACGAGGATCGCAACTGTCCGCTCCTTGGAGCTCAAGGGGCCAAGCTTGGCCAAATCTGCTCTGATCCCGTCCTTGTTTACTACAATACGGCCAGGAGAATACATTTTTAACAGCACTAAAAACATGCCCACACCGATTACCACAGTCATCGGCAGTGCGTAAACAGTCCACATTACCCAGGGAATTCCCTGTCTGACCGGTTCAGGCAAGGCCCCGAAGATGGCCAGAGTCGGCGTACCGCCGGTCATAAAAGCAACACTGGCCAGGATATAGGGCGCGATAAAGGCTGCAAAGACCAGGCCAATACTGGCCTTGCTGTTGTCGGCAAAGCCCATTGAACGGGTAACCCCTTGAATCGGCGGTGTAAATAAAGCCATCTTGCCTGCCAGGCTTGGTACTGTCGGACCAATCACAAAGAGCCCGCTCAGGAAAGTAGCCAGCATTTGGCCAAAGTAGTTAGCCGGCATTACCGATGCCAGCCAGAGACTGATCCTGCGCAATAAGCCGCTGTTCCCCAGGGCGAAGGCAAGGGCCATGGCAACCAAAAACAGCCAGGCCACGGTAGTGCCAAACCCGCCGAAGGCTACCCCCATCGGAATTGCTGCCAGCATCACAAACAATAAGCCCATCAGGATCACTGTTACCATCTCAGGCAGCACTCCGGTGATCAGATAAAAGATTGTACCACCCAGGATGCCCAAAACCCGCATACTCTGCTGATTAAGTCCTTCAGGCGGAGTTATAAGTGCAATGGCAAACCCAATCACGACACCGATTAAAAGCAGAATTGCCATGCGGCCGGGAGAACTAGTAGTCGTATCTTGCATGATTTTCCTCTCCTTTATCATTTTTAAGCCGGTATGCAAACGTTCCTGACTTCCTCGCCATTGCTGCTGGCGATGATAGTCCCAAAATGAAGCCGTGCACCCCCTTTTTAATAATAGTCCGCAGCCTGGCCCGGTTCCAGCAGTACCCGGGCCAGACCTGCTCCCGGGCGACCATTTTCAAGCCCTATTCACACCTTTAGCTAAACTAAAGGAGCAGCCCGATTACAAAATGAAACATGATGTCGTCATATTTTTGCAGTTTAGCAGCGATGATGGCATCTGGTTTTCCTGCCAGCTCCGGGTGATTTTCCTTATACTCTTCCCAATTAAGGTAATATTTTGAATTCATCGGCTCACCCCCTTCAATATGCGCCGTTTTCATACACGTACTGGTTAACCGCTATCAGGTTTGTGGCAATTTTGCCTGCTTTGTCCATGGCCAAAAGGCTCTTGTCCGGAATAAACCAGAACCTGCCGCCGGGTGCCAGAATATCTAACAGTTCTTTCGCCTTATCGATGCACTGTTCTTTTGTTCCGGTTTGCAAAAGCGTGATCGGATAAAACCCTGCCAGGATATGTTTTTTGCCCAGTTTTTCTTTGAACAGCTTAGGATCGCCGAACTCAATCCGCATCAATGTATTTTCCGGCAGTTCGTACAGGTAATCCAGGAAACGGGTCCAATCATGCTCAACAAACAGGTAAATCCCCTGTCCCGCCTGATGCAGGGCCTCCAACAGCTCCTTGAAGGTAGGCCAGTAAAACTTTTCAAAGTCTTTTTCCCGCATATAGGGGGCCATGTGCAACGGAATGAAGGTAAAGCCTTCAACCAGGGATGGCGCCGGCGGCAGGCCCTTTTTAATCATCAGGGGGGTAACCGCCTCGCAGGCCGCCACAACCTTGTCCGGAATCCGCTTGATGTCTTTAGATATCCCTTTAAAACCACGCAGAAAATCGGCAATGAAGTCATAGGGGGCAGCGGTAAAGCCAAAGGCTTGGGGAGTAGGGATGGCAGAATAACCGTACTTGGCCGCCATTTTGCCCCTCAGCATCCCCACATTGGCCATTTCATCCTGATGGGCCCGCATTGCCTTGGCCAGGACCAGAGCGTTTTGGTGGGGATTGTCTGTTGCCAGTTCAGGAAAGAGCCGGGGCAAAATCTTTTCAATAATGCAGTCATAAGGAGCGGCGATAAAGTAATCGTACTCCTCCGGCAAAAGCCCCTCTACCTCCGGATGCTGCATCAGGCCGCTGGAACTCATCACGATGGGCTTGGAACCAAGGATTTGATACCAGGAAGGAATCCTGAGGGCCGTAGCCGGAAAAGAATCTGAGAAAAAGTCGCTGCAGGTTTTCTCAAACACCTGTTCAAATTTGGCAGTATCCCAGAGGGTTTCAGCCAAATTCATACCTGCGTACTCAATGCAAAACTCTACGCCCATCGACGCTGAGACTGGCACCCGTTTAGGTATCTTCCCGCTTAACAGATCCCGGAACAGCTGGGTTCTCTCGTTTTGCAAGCCGGTTACAGAAGTCAATGCTAACTCACCCACCTTTGCACTATTTTTACCCCTTCCGCAGCGTTGGTGGTATAGGCATCGGCGCCGATCTGCTCACAGGCCTCCCTGGTAACAGGGTTGCCGCCAATAATGATTTTTACCCTGTCCCGCAGGCCGGCCTCTTTTAACGCAGTTACCGTCTCTTTCATTGAATCCAAAGCCAGAGTGAGGACACCGCTCATGCCGACAATATCCGGCTGCAGCTCTTTTGTCTTTTCCACAAAAGCGGTCGCCGATTGATCGATCCCCAAATCATATACCTTGAAGCCTGCTGCCTCCGACATGGTCTTGAAAATATTCTTGCCAATATCGTGCAGGTCACCGGCAACAGTCCCCAGCACGATGGAGCCGACTGTCGCACTCTTCCCGCCGCCCAGAACAGGCTTAATCAGGCTAGTGGCATCAGTCAGCAGTTCCCCCGCAAAGATCAGATCGCCAACAAAGTACTCTCCTTCCTCGAACAGTTCCCCCACCCTTGCCATCCCGTTTTGACAGGCTGCCACCACTTGCTGCCCTTCTTCGCCAGTAGGGTTCCCGGCAATAAACTCTTTTAGCAATGATAAAACCTTTTGTTCGTCCAGATTCCCCACGGCTGCCGTCAATTCCTTCAGATCGATCACAGGTCTTCTTCCCCCTTTAAGTAAACTAAATTGTGCACGGCCTTTGTAAGTGCTCAGGTATGTACAGGCGCTTGGCCTGGCAATTCGCTGCCCCTGGGATCAGATACGTTATCGGCAAAGGGAAAATTGCATTATCTGAAGATGCTATTGTTCCCTGACCGGACCGATTTTGTTTTTCCGGTAGGCATTCGCGAAATTTCGGCAGTGACGGTCTTTCCCAAGCAGCGCCTCAATTGTGAAGAGGGTGGCTGTCATCTCCCGGTTGAGGGGGTCCATGATTGCCGAGTCCATCCCTTCATATATTGCCAGGGCGAAAAAATGCTGGTTGACGACTTTTCTCAGGGGCATGCCGAAGGAAATATTGCTCAAGCCAGACGTCACTTTCACTGATGGGAATAGTCTTTTTATGGCCCGCATGGTTTCCACAAACTTCAGCATCGACTGGTTGTCGGTAGATAAAGCCATCACCAGCGGATCGATATGTATTTTTTCCGGCCCGATGCCAAAGTCTGCTGCCTTCTCCACCAAAGACCTGGCGATATTTACCCGGGTGTTTACATCGGCGGGGATGCCTTTATCGTCACAGGCCAAGGCTATTACCTGCCATTCTGTTCCCTGGATCAGCGGGTAGATCACAGCCCACTTGCCTTCTTCTTCGGAGACCGAATTGATGATGCCCGGCTCTTTTGCAAACTGGAAGACCTGCTCAATCACCCTGGCATTGGGGCTGTCGATACAAAGGGGTTTAGTTACGGAATCCTGCACTATATCCATCAGCCATTTTAAAGTCGCCAGCTCTTTTTCCGGCGCGGTACCTGCGCAAACATCGATATAATCCGCGCCGGCCTCAACCTGCCGGATGGCAAGAGACCGGATATACCCCTCGTCTTGCTCATCAATCGCCCGCTTTACAGCGGGAATGCTGCCGTTGATCTTTTCACCGATAATAATCAAAGAGATGCCTCCTTTCCATCAATGCCTTTACAGGTATATACATGTATCTAATAATGATGATA is a window of Syntrophomonadaceae bacterium DNA encoding:
- a CDS encoding GntR family transcriptional regulator, translating into MVLPVYTQIAERIKNKINGGELKPGDAIDSENALCKEFCASRMTVRKGLAILANEGYIYSIPGKGNFVENPDFTKYTVYYDEKSNLINSVDRAKLLGVNIIKPDEKLADSLQISKNKNVVLIRRLFYTDGVPVAYDVKYLLYHRGMPIVEKEIQHATFPEMFSKGTPLFALKKEILIYAQVPDEDLIQYLNIYNGLPLLVVEQRLFNKENKSMGLGITYFRGDYIKLKGSSQ
- a CDS encoding cobalamin-dependent protein (Presence of a B(12) (cobalamin)-binding domain implies dependence on cobalamin itself, in one of its several forms, or in some unusual lineages, dependence on a cobalamin-like analog.); translation: MEEPKALREQIIEAVEQLHEEAALTLAEQALHAGMDLLSLLEAVNEGMRRVGKLYEDKTYFIADLIMAGIIFKEVLELKHMTRYFRSHANRKIGCVVVGTVKGDLHDIGKDIFRGMMETNSFEVIDLGVDVPPEAFVRKVVENEPDILGLGGVLTYTTDAMKDVVDALTAAGLRDKVKIIIGGSHLTAESCRYVGADAYANDATFGAKICASWISNQED
- a CDS encoding anion permease, producing the protein MQDTTTSSPGRMAILLLIGVVIGFAIALITPPEGLNQQSMRVLGILGGTIFYLITGVLPEMVTVILMGLLFVMLAAIPMGVAFGGFGTTVAWLFLVAMALAFALGNSGLLRRISLWLASVMPANYFGQMLATFLSGLFVIGPTVPSLAGKMALFTPPIQGVTRSMGFADNSKASIGLVFAAFIAPYILASVAFMTGGTPTLAIFGALPEPVRQGIPWVMWTVYALPMTVVIGVGMFLVLLKMYSPGRIVVNKDGIRADLAKLGPLSSKERTVAILVILLFILFITSPLTKIDVAHSAVAIMLAMLILGVMSSKDLVAAVNWPIWIFVAFVIQIGPVMARVNIDKWLGTALTPVFQPLAGNLYLFFLAFMVVALLLRMLSPSISAAGIILLVAISPVAVKIGINPFLLLLAYATVGNHWIMPHLNATGYLVQYTLLEGKYYTHAEGRKLCYIFLAISVLAVMISIPYWQMVGLIK
- a CDS encoding uroporphyrinogen decarboxylase, with translation MGVEFCIEYAGMNLAETLWDTAKFEQVFEKTCSDFFSDSFPATALRIPSWYQILGSKPIVMSSSGLMQHPEVEGLLPEEYDYFIAAPYDCIIEKILPRLFPELATDNPHQNALVLAKAMRAHQDEMANVGMLRGKMAAKYGYSAIPTPQAFGFTAAPYDFIADFLRGFKGISKDIKRIPDKVVAACEAVTPLMIKKGLPPAPSLVEGFTFIPLHMAPYMREKDFEKFYWPTFKELLEALHQAGQGIYLFVEHDWTRFLDYLYELPENTLMRIEFGDPKLFKEKLGKKHILAGFYPITLLQTGTKEQCIDKAKELLDILAPGGRFWFIPDKSLLAMDKAGKIATNLIAVNQYVYENGAY
- a CDS encoding cobalamin-dependent protein (Presence of a B(12) (cobalamin)-binding domain implies dependence on cobalamin itself, in one of its several forms, or in some unusual lineages, dependence on a cobalamin-like analog.) translates to MIDLKELTAAVGNLDEQKVLSLLKEFIAGNPTGEEGQQVVAACQNGMARVGELFEEGEYFVGDLIFAGELLTDATSLIKPVLGGGKSATVGSIVLGTVAGDLHDIGKNIFKTMSEAAGFKVYDLGIDQSATAFVEKTKELQPDIVGMSGVLTLALDSMKETVTALKEAGLRDRVKIIIGGNPVTREACEQIGADAYTTNAAEGVKIVQRWVS
- a CDS encoding methyltetrahydrofolate cobalamin methyltransferase — protein: MIIIGEKINGSIPAVKRAIDEQDEGYIRSLAIRQVEAGADYIDVCAGTAPEKELATLKWLMDIVQDSVTKPLCIDSPNARVIEQVFQFAKEPGIINSVSEEEGKWAVIYPLIQGTEWQVIALACDDKGIPADVNTRVNIARSLVEKAADFGIGPEKIHIDPLVMALSTDNQSMLKFVETMRAIKRLFPSVKVTSGLSNISFGMPLRKVVNQHFFALAIYEGMDSAIMDPLNREMTATLFTIEALLGKDRHCRNFANAYRKNKIGPVREQ